A region of Lycium barbarum isolate Lr01 chromosome 1, ASM1917538v2, whole genome shotgun sequence DNA encodes the following proteins:
- the LOC132604504 gene encoding agmatine coumaroyltransferase-2-like: MKVKVESSKIIKPFYEDISPSTRSSIPLTVFDKVTYEAHIAVIYAYRPPTAPNAAIQLGLQKALAIYREWAGRLGKDEHGNPVILLNDEGVRFVEASSDSTLAKIMPFTPSASLLNLHPSLNNVVELVQVQVTRFTCGSLVVGFTAHHTVADGHSTSNFLVAWGQACRGLDINPLPLHDRTIFNPRNPPLIEYEHKGAEFMSKFVKKENSLNETHHVSEDIVVHKVHFTVEFLAKLKAKASSMNGNNKPHSTFESLVAHLWRAITKARGLSGFETTHIRISVNGRPRLNPRVPNEYFGNLVLWAFPTAKVKDLLREPLPYAAKLIHDTVIKVNNNYFRSFIDFANHNAKEEDLIPTADMSKHILCPNLEVDSWLRFPFYDLDFGTGCPYMFMPSYFPTEGMMFLLPSFIGDGSIDVFIPLFQDNLPTFKKICYSLDLLENYS, from the coding sequence ATGAAGGTCAAAGTAGAAAGTTCAAAAATCATTAAGCCTTTTTATGAAGACATTTCTCCTTCTACTAGAAGCTCAATTCCCCTTACTGTCTTTGACAAGGTCACTTACGAAGCCCATATTGCTGTCATCTACGCCTATCGCCCTCCCACCGCACCAAATGCCGCCATTCAATTGGGGCTTCAGAAGGCACTAGCAATTTATAGGGAATGGGCAGGAAGATTAGGAAAAGACGAACATGGAAATCCGGTAATTCTGCTCAATGATGAGGGTGTTCGATTTGTTGAGGCATCATCAGATAGCACCCTTGCTAAAATAATGCCCTTTACGCCTTCAGCTTCTTTGCTTAACCTACATCCTAGCTTGAATAATGTGGTGGAATTGGTGCAAGTTCAAGTCACGAGATTCACATGTGGCTCCTTGGTGGTTGGTTTCACCGCCCACCATACTGTGGCGGATGGCCATTCCACCAGCAACTTTTTAGTTGCATGGGGTCAAGCTTGTCGAGGGCTTGACATTAATCCACTACCTTTGCATGATCGTACTATTTTTAACCCTCGAAACCCTCCACTCATCGAGTATGAGCATAAGGGGGCAGAGTTTATGTCAAAGTTTGTCAAAAAGGAGAATTCGCTCAATGAAACCCATCATGTATCTGAAGATATAGTGGTGCACAAAGTCCATTTCACAGTAGAGTTTCTAGCCAAGCTCAAGGCGAAGGCGTCTTCCATGAATGGCAACAATAAACCTCATAGCACCTTTGAGAGCCTCGTTGCACATTTATGGAGGGCCATCACTAAAGCTCGTGGCCTAAGTGGCTTTGAGACTACCCATATAAGAATTTCAGTCAATGGTCGACCAAGACTGAACCCTAGAGTACCCAATGAGTATTTTGGAAACTTAGTCCTTTGGGCATTTCCAACCGCAAAAGTGAAGGACCTTTTGAGAGAGCCTCTTCCTTATGCAGCGAAGCTCATTCATGACACAGTTATAAAAGTAAACAACAACTATTTTAGATCATTCATCGACTTTGCTAATCACAACGCGAAGGAAGAAGATCTCATCCCGACTGCAGACATGAGCAAGCACATATTATGCCCTAATCTCGAAGTTGACAGCTGGTTAAGGTTTCCATTCTACGACCTTGATTTTGGAACCGGTTGTCCTTACATGTTCATGCCTTCTTATTTCCCAACAGAAGGCATGATGTTTCTTCTCCCATCCTTCATTGGAGATGGAAGCATTGATGTTTTCATTCCTCTATTTCAAGACAACTTGCCCACCTTCAAGAAAATTTGCTATTCTTTGGACTTGCTTGAGAATTACTCCTAG